A single genomic interval of Saccharomyces eubayanus strain FM1318 chromosome IV, whole genome shotgun sequence harbors:
- the ATG14 gene encoding Atg14p has protein sequence MHCPICHHRAHVVYCAHCINTSPSLLLRLKLDLVSIKDSNKVLSGKVEHILNEAMDYGQLGTRTSEKKKDPLANSLLKLDILRMKKNNNRIRHKIEQLNERIHSKRDRINKLKVEIDSHGHAKAEVRDDKLREQVEINDAKSKLKQISKICESTRDYKLNLLNDWFVIQKLQDNFQIPFAIAFQPLISLKNFQILPLVVTNDSIDTMWKYVSFLSDILLIKLPYSNDNEAHPMLDSSDNIRTVVQRLIRLIINILQVCRNLKLVPSTPMDIPWILDQYDVDGLFYNMVKRNKMKCRSVSLYWTFGMLYSMVLDNLNRPERGYPTRRTAPAPALTGPHDRWYVVG, from the coding sequence ATGCATTGTCCGATTTGTCATCATAGAGCGCATGTGGTTTATTGTGCACATTGTATCAATACGAGCCCCAGTTTGCTACTAAGGTTAAAATTGGACTTAGTTTCCATAAAGGATAGTAATAAGGTGCTAAGTGGGAAAGTCGAACATATACTAAACGAGGCCATGGACTATGGTCAGTTGGGTACTAGAACgtcagaaaagaaaaaggatcCTCTGGCGAATAGTCTCCTGAAGTTGGATATTTTacgaatgaaaaaaaataacaatcGGATCAGGCATAAGATCGAACAGCTAAATGAGCGAATCCATAGTAAGAGAGATCGCATCAACAAATTGAAGGTGGAAATAGACAGTCACGGGCACGCCAAGGCTGAGGTTCGTGATGATAAATTGAGAGAACAAGTGGAAATCAATGATGCTAAGAGCAAGTTGAAACagatttccaagatttgtGAGTCGACCAGAGACTACAAACTGAATCTGCTAAACGACTGGTTTGTGATCCAGAAACTACAAgacaattttcaaataccaTTTGCTATTGCGTTCCAACCGTTGatatcattgaaaaactttcagATTCTACCTCTTGTGGTAACGAATGATTCCATTGATACCATGTGGAAGTACGTCAGTTTTCTCTCCgatattcttttgatcAAGCTCCCCTATTCCAACGATAATGAAGCACACCCCATGCTGGACTCCTCTGATAATATACGGACGGTAGTGCAAAGATTGATCAGGTTgataataaatattttaCAAGTATGTAGAAATTTGAAACTCGTGCCCTCGACACCCATGGATATACCATGGATCCTAGACCAGTACGATGTGGATGGGCTGTTCTACAACATGGTGAAGCGAAACAAGATGAAATGTAGGTCCGTTTCGCTATATTGGACGTTTGGAATGCTGTATTCCATGGTCCTGGATAACTTAAACAGGCCGGAAAGAGGATATCCTACAAGACGCACCGCACCGGCGCCGGCCCTCACGGGACCCCACGACCGATGGTACGTGGTAGGCTAA
- the OPY1 gene encoding Opy1p — protein MLFNSKLVSRFIWSSCAGFILASLTIPMIAGQAAPSSQHEILIASNLIKKPSTSQNKTPIVQASPDNNDGKADDVTLSIQNYHHHHPHLWWPRSTDHHYWCVLRKNQFAYYKTQDEREAISVIPRFEILNFKISELDGILIVYTPSKDLMFKFPPGQNEQTDKELMHDWKIALEKFLSSPSGSESVTTGSDYDEDEDEDDLIVVDEKAGPSSRKHSCSLTMDEQLSHEDKKFYRMFDPRNPEHQVCSGILYTKVKKKKLFNRAKWQKFNVELTNISFSLYSFKTGKIKKSIKLNKIVDCIEIDNSSKNKSGDTNFALITFDERLSFKAANDQDMVDWIINFKSGILIRKKIKS, from the coding sequence ATGCTGTTCAATTCCAAGCTGGTAAGCAGGTTCATTTGGAGCAGCTGCGCTGGTTTTATTTTGGCATCCCTTACAATACCAATGATAGCAGGCCAGGCTGCGCCATCAAGTCAGCATGAAATTTTGATAGCATCAAACCTGATCAAAAAGCCATCAACTTCCCAAAATAAGACTCCAATAGTTCAAGCCAGTCCAGACAACAACGATGGAAAGGCAGATGATGTAACGTTGTCTATACAgaattatcatcatcaccatccTCATTTGTGGTGGCCGCGATCAACGGACCACCATTATTGGTGTGTCCTGAGGAAAAATCAATTTGCTTATTACAAGACCCAAGATGAAAGAGAAGCCATAAGTGTCATACCGAGATTCGAGATATTAAATTTTAAGATTAGCGAGCTTGACGGGATATTGATTGTTTACACACCATCCAAGGATTTAATGTTCAAGTTTCCACCAGGGCAGAATGAGCAGACTGACAAAGAACTAATGCACGACTGGAAAATTGCGCTTGAGAAATTTTTATCGAGTCCAAGTGGAAGTGAAAGCGTTACTACAGGCAGTGATtatgacgaagatgaagacgaggatGATTTGATTGTAGTCGATGAAAAGGCGGGTCCTTCTAGCAGAAAGCATTCTTGTAGTTTGACGATGGATGAACAACTGTCTCATGAAGATAAAAAGTTCTATAGGATGTTTGATCCCAGGAATCCAGAGCACCAAGTCTGTTCTGGAATTCTGTATACTAAAGttaagaagaagaaattattTAATAGAGCCAAATGGCAAAAATTCAATGTGGAACTGACTAATATCTCATTTAGCCTATACTCCTTTAAAACAGgaaagataaagaaaagtatcAAACTGAATAAAATTGTTGACTGCATCGAAATTGACAATAGTTCCAAGAACAAGAGCGGTGATACAAATTTCGCTTTAATTACGTTTGATGAAAGGTTGTCGTTCAAAGCCGCTAATGATCAAGATATGGTGGACTGGAtaataaatttcaaaagcgGCATCCttataagaaaaaaaataaaaagctAG
- the VMA2 gene encoding H(+)-transporting V1 sector ATPase subunit B has protein sequence MVLSDKELFDINKRAVEQGFKVKPRLNYNTVSGVNGPLVILEKVKFPRYNEIVNLTLPDGTVRQGQVLEIRGDRAIVQVFEGTSGIDVKKTTVEFTGESLRIPVSEDMLGRIFDGSGRPIDNGPKVFAEDYLDINGSPINPYARIYPEEMISTGVSAIDTMNSIARGQKIPIFSASGLPHNEIAAQICRQAGLVRPTKDVHDGHEENFSIVFAAMGVNLETARFFKQDFEENGSLERTSLFLNLANDPTIERIITPRLALTTAEYLAYQTERHVLTILTDMSSYADALREVSAAREEVPGRRGYPGYMYTDLSTIYERAGRVEGRNGSITQIPILTMPNDDITHPIPDLTGYITEGQIFVDRQLHNKGIYPPINVLPSLSRLMKSAIGEGMTRKDHGDVSNQLYAKYAIGKDAAAMKAVVGEEALSIEDKLSLEFLEKFEKTFISQSAYEDRTVFESLDQAWSLLRIYPKEMLNRISPKILDEFYDRARDEADEDEEDADARSSGKKKDANKGESLI, from the coding sequence ATGGTTTTGTCTGATAAAGAGTTGTTTGACATAAACAAGAGAGCTGTGGAGCAAGGCTTCAAAGTGAAACCTAGATTGAACTATAATACGGTCAGTGGTGTGAACGGTCCATTGgtcattttggaaaaagtcAAGTTCCCACGTTACAATGAAATTGTGAACTTGACGTTGCCCGATGGGACCGTCAGACAAGGTCAAGTCCTAGAAATCAGAGGTGATAGAGCCATTGTGCAAGTTTTCGAAGGGACTTCTGGTATTGATGTCAAGAAGACTACTGTGGAATTCACCGGTGAAAGTTTGAGAATTCCTGTGTCTGAAGACATGTTGGGTAGAATCTTTGATGGGTCTGGTAGACCCATTGATAATGGTCCTAAAGTGTTTGCCGAGGACTATTTGGACATTAACGGTTCCCCTATCAACCCTTATGCCCGTATTTACCCAGAAGAAATGATTTCTACTGGTGTTTCTGCCATCGATACCATGAACTCTATTGCCAGAGGTCAAAAGATTCCGATTTTCTCTGCATCTGGTTTACCACATAACGAAATTGCTGCGCAAATTTGTAGACAAGCTGGCTTGGTGAGACCCACCAAGGACGTTCATGATGGTCATGAAGAGAATTTCTCCATTGTGTTTGCTGCTATGGGTGTGAATTTGGAAACCGccagatttttcaaacaagatttcgaagaaaatggatctttggaaagaacttcgctgtttttgaatttggccAATGACCCTACCATCGAAAGAATCATCACCCCAAGATTGGCCTTGACCACGGCAGAGTACTTGGCTTACCAAACGGAACGTCATGTTTTGACCATCCTGACTGATATGTCGTCGTACGCAGACGCGCTTAGAGAGGTTTCCGCTGCTAGAGAGGAAGTTCCAGGTAGAAGAGGTTATCCAGGTTACATGTATACAGATTTGTCCACGATTTACGAAAGAGCTGGTAGAGTAGAGGGCCGTAACGGGTCCATCACCCAAATACCTATCTTGACGATGCCCAACGATGATATCACCCATCCTATCCCGGATTTGACAGGGTACATTACTGAAGgccaaatttttgttgatcGTCAACTACACAACAAGGGTATCTACCCACCTATCAACGTCTTGCCCTCATTGAGTAGATTAATGAAGTCCGCCATCGGTGAAGGTATGACCAGAAAGGATCACGGTGACGTGTCCAACCAATTGTACGCCAAGTACGCTATCGGTAAGGACGCTGCCGCCATGAAGGCCGTCGTCGGTGAGGAAGCCCTTTCCATCGAAGACAAATTGTCCTTGGAGTTCTTGGAAAAGTTCGAAAAAACTTTCATCTCGCAAAGCGCCTACGAGGACAGAACTGTTTTCGAAAGTTTGGACCAGGCATGGAGTTTGCTAAGAATCTACCCTAAGGAGATGTTGAATAGAATCTCCCCCAAGATTCTCGACGAGTTTTACGATAGAGCCAGAGACGAAGCggacgaagacgaagaagacgcGGACGCAAGAAGCTCCGGTAAGAAGAAGGACGCCAACAAAGGGGAATCTCTGATCTAA
- the TPS1 gene encoding alpha,alpha-trehalose-phosphate synthase (UDP-forming) TPS1: protein MTTDNAKAQLTSSSGGNIIVVSNRLPVTISKNSSTGQYEYAMSSGGLVTALEGLKKTYTFKWFGWPGLEIPDDEKEQVKKDLLEKFNAVPIFLSDEIADLHYNGFSNSILWPLFHYHPGEINFDENAWLAYNEANQTFTNEIAKIMNHNDLIWVHDYHLMLVPEMLRVKIQEKRLQNVKVGWFLHTPFPSSEIYRILPVRQEILKGVLSCDLVGFHTYDYARHFLSSVQRVLNVNTLPNGVEYQGRFVNVGAFPIGIDVDKFTDGLKKDSVQKRIQQLKETFKGCKIIVGVDRLDYIKGVPQKLHAMEVFLSEHPEWRGKVVLVQVAVPSRGDVEEYQYLRSVVNELVGRINGQFGTVEFVPIHFMHKSIPFEELISLYAVSDVCLVSSTRDGMNLVSYEYIACQEEKKGSLILSEFTGAAQSLNGAIIVNPWNTDDLSDAINEALTLPDVKKEVNWEKLYKYISKYTSAFWGENFVHELYTTSSNSTSSSAIKN from the coding sequence ATGACTACAGACAATGCCAAAGCGCAGCTGACTTCGTCCTCAGGGGGCAACATCATTGTGGTTTCTAACAGACTGCCTGTGACCATTAGCAAGAACAGCAGTACGGGCCAGTACGAGTACGCCATGTCGTCCGGGGGTCTGGTGACGGCGCTGGAGGggctgaagaagacataTACTTTCAAGTGGTTCGGATGGCCCGGGCTTGAGATTCCGGATGACGAGAAGGAGCAGGTGAAGAAGGATTTACTGGAGAAGTTCAACGCGGTGCCCATTTTCCTGAGCGACGAGATTGCGGACTTGCACTACAACGGGTTCAGTAACTCGATTCTGTGGCCGTTGTTCCACTACCACCCAGGTGAGATCAATTTCGATGAGAATGCGTGGTTGGCGTACAACGAGGCCAACCAGACGTTCACCAACGAGATTGCCAAGATCATGAACCATAATGACTTGATCTGGGTGCACGACTACCATTTGATGCTGGTTCCTGAGATGCTGAGAGTCAAGATCCAGGAAAAGCGTCTGCAAAACGTCAAGGTCGGGTGGTTTTTGCACACGCCCTTCCCATCCAGTGAAATCTACAGAATCTTGCCCGTCAGACAAGAGATACTGAAGGGGGTCTTGAGTTGTGACTTGGTCGGGTTCCACACGTACGATTACGCAAGACATTTCCTCTCCTCCGTGCAGAGGGTTCTCAACGTGAACACGTTGCCCAACGGGGTAGAGTACCAGGGCCGGTTCGTTAACGTGGGGGCCTTCCCCATCGGTATCGACGTGGACAAGTTCACCGACGGGTTGAAGAAGGACTCTGTTCAAAAGAGAATCCAGCAACTGAAAGAGACCTTCAAGGGCTGCAAGATCATAGTCGGTGTCGACAGACTAGATTACATCAAGGGTGTTCCGCAAAAGCTGCACGCCATGGAGGTGTTTCTGAGTGAGCATCCGGAGTGGAGGGGCAAGGTCGTCCTCGTACAGGTCGCAGTGCCCAGTCGTGGGGACGTGGAAGAGTACCAGTACCTGAGGTCTGTGGTCAACGAATTGGTCGGCAGAATCAACGGCCAATTCGGTACCGTGGAGTTCGTCCCCATTCATTTCATGCACAAGTCCATCCCCTTTGAAGAGCTGATCTCCCTATACGCCGTAAGTGACGTGTGTTTGGTCTCCTCCACCCGTGACGGTATGAACTTGGTCTCTTACGAATACATCGCAtgccaagaagaaaagaagggtTCTTTGATTCTGAGTGAATTCACTGGTGCCGCTCAATCCTTGAACGGCGCCATCATCGTCAATCCTTGGAACACCGACGACCTATCTGATGCCATCAACGAAGCTTTGACTTTGCCTGATGTAAAGAAGGAGGTCAACTGGGAAAAGCTATACAAATACATCTCGAAGTACACTTCTGCGTTCTGGGGTGAAAATTTCGTACACGAATTATACACCACGTCATCGAACTCAACAAGCTCTTCCGCtatcaaaaattga